A stretch of Rubinisphaera margarita DNA encodes these proteins:
- a CDS encoding DUF695 domain-containing protein has product MSEHWEFYATQMNDAPATILVDIGISKILDSLPEIICRIEFSFSNPTPGGLPSSPEENELANAIEDELSNLAEAEGHHYLGRLTCEGKRYFFFYTANPPSLVIGMKAINDRRNLELKAAAIKDPDHEQYWNTLYPTGQDWQVIKDTKVLQALAQDNDDPSIEREVDHFAYFKDIESATEFQEWAQTVGCQPRHEIELDDDSYSVKLYHIGRMDLRSITNVTVPLALKAEQLGGNYDGWGTPLMRRDPS; this is encoded by the coding sequence ATGAGTGAGCACTGGGAGTTCTATGCCACGCAGATGAACGATGCTCCCGCGACCATTCTGGTCGACATCGGTATCAGCAAAATCCTCGATTCGCTTCCGGAAATCATTTGCCGGATTGAGTTCTCGTTCTCGAACCCCACGCCGGGCGGACTTCCCTCCTCGCCGGAAGAGAACGAACTGGCCAACGCAATCGAAGATGAGCTCTCGAATCTGGCCGAGGCCGAAGGGCATCACTATCTAGGCCGGCTGACATGCGAAGGCAAACGTTACTTCTTCTTCTACACCGCCAACCCGCCGAGCCTTGTCATAGGCATGAAAGCAATCAACGACCGCCGCAATCTTGAGCTGAAAGCGGCTGCCATCAAAGATCCCGATCACGAACAGTATTGGAACACACTCTATCCCACCGGACAGGACTGGCAGGTCATTAAGGACACCAAGGTCCTGCAGGCCCTCGCTCAGGACAACGACGACCCCAGCATCGAACGCGAAGTCGACCACTTCGCGTACTTCAAAGACATTGAGTCGGCCACCGAGTTTCAGGAATGGGCACAGACCGTCGGCTGTCAGCCCCGCCACGAAATCGAACTCGATGACGACTCCTACTCCGTCAAGCTCTACCACATCGGCCGCATGGACCTGAGATCCATCACGAACGTCACCGTTCCGCTGGCCCTGAAAGCCGAACAACTCGGCGGCAACTACGACGGCTGGGGAACCCCACTCATGCGCCGAGATCCCTCGTAA
- a CDS encoding carboxypeptidase-like regulatory domain-containing protein: MQRFHLFLTLVLAIAIGVLAWQLAVLNGRLATDSTDVSGLQSVREELREIREDFSSRIRPEPPARQRSETRSSADALLSDVTLTLRTPDGRPLPGFEVELESDESEARTIRITEVTDEQGSINRKIPYGKYDVRLSEPGGWYGYREFLVAFDQPQTFEVIGPDPNERATVNFTSNLDPSGLQGLHFGELRQSLGGNGWSEPDAPAPGEESERFSTFPTPGNGITEVAAYIELILDQTLDQPDGTQLPWRWNRAKLDQMPILLITAQNQIRTCVGIDSKTTTNSVGEFFTNLGDREWLGYLLLDIRETRPEYQLKLGTGQLRVSIKRILGRLDDQLANDLVGLPPATSKQLWLTGQMDATSPWLDRFLTFENWERGESIRHHAIRSLDLKPDDDVTINLASPQTAPE, translated from the coding sequence ATGCAGAGATTTCATCTGTTTCTGACGCTTGTACTCGCGATAGCCATCGGCGTGCTCGCCTGGCAACTGGCCGTGCTCAATGGTCGACTGGCCACCGATAGCACCGACGTGTCCGGTCTTCAATCGGTCCGTGAGGAATTGCGGGAAATCCGCGAGGACTTCTCCAGCCGCATCCGCCCCGAACCTCCGGCCCGGCAAAGATCAGAAACGCGATCCTCAGCCGATGCGCTCCTCTCGGACGTCACCTTGACCCTGCGAACCCCTGATGGCCGCCCTTTGCCGGGCTTTGAAGTCGAGCTCGAATCGGATGAATCCGAAGCCCGCACGATTCGCATCACGGAAGTCACCGACGAGCAGGGCTCGATCAATCGCAAAATTCCTTACGGTAAATACGACGTCAGGCTGAGCGAACCTGGCGGGTGGTACGGCTACCGCGAGTTCCTGGTCGCCTTCGACCAGCCGCAGACCTTCGAAGTCATTGGCCCCGATCCCAACGAACGAGCGACCGTGAACTTTACCTCCAATCTCGATCCCTCGGGACTGCAGGGACTGCACTTCGGAGAATTACGCCAGAGCCTGGGCGGAAATGGGTGGTCTGAGCCCGATGCTCCCGCTCCCGGAGAAGAGTCCGAACGGTTCTCCACGTTCCCGACACCGGGAAACGGCATCACTGAAGTCGCCGCCTATATTGAACTCATTCTCGACCAGACACTCGACCAGCCCGATGGCACCCAGCTTCCCTGGCGATGGAATCGCGCGAAACTCGATCAGATGCCCATCCTGCTGATCACCGCTCAAAACCAGATCCGTACCTGCGTCGGAATCGATTCGAAAACGACGACCAATTCGGTCGGCGAGTTCTTCACCAATCTCGGCGATCGCGAGTGGCTCGGCTACCTGCTCCTCGACATCCGGGAGACCAGGCCCGAATACCAGCTCAAGCTCGGGACCGGACAATTGAGAGTCAGCATTAAACGCATCCTTGGCCGCCTGGACGATCAACTTGCCAACGACCTCGTCGGACTTCCCCCCGCCACCTCCAAACAACTCTGGTTGACCGGTCAGATGGACGCCACATCGCCATGGCTCGACCGCTTCCTCACCTTCGAAAACTGGGAACGCGGCGAAAGCATCCGCCACCACGCCATCCGAAGTCTCGACTTGAAGCCCGACGATGATGTCACCATTAATCTTGCGTCCCCGCAAACGGCCCCAGAGTAA
- a CDS encoding ABC transporter permease produces the protein MSVLQIPDSRLESFSDRMNPILVKETRQALKSRAFVATFMLLLIASWLICIFGTTMSGQNLEYGTPGREFFQAFYVVLSAAVLVIVPFTAYLSLLTEQNAQTYELLSITSLTPRQIVLGKLSNSIVQILVYYCAIAPFIAFTSLLQGFDLVSMVVLLVILLATSILLCTFTLMLSTVASNRQVQTLSSLFIMGGLATAFISILMLSFASMQQNVLSDPDFVAGMICFFVMGASYFLLFLQITISQLMYEAGNKSTGVRLIGTGQSLLAWGLMIATAFFFGGGIDDEVFTTVCILSLIHWAAFGFFISMERDYLSRRIRRELPQRVALRMLLVPFMPGGTRGYLLLLINLGIVLAFALVTMPMVSGLGVNEFQAILVVMLYIVAYLGLGAFMSRNLLKVSTELKPMHARTLLVVIFAFGAIVPYMILAAVGYYDRSGAGYHILQITDPISTLNEVDQGRNPAIISLLSFAAIVGVLANLLPMIVATREIVSPDRPSPEMWEEPGEPIVVAESPIVDATTPVE, from the coding sequence ATGAGTGTGCTGCAGATCCCGGATTCGCGACTTGAAAGTTTCAGCGATCGGATGAATCCGATTCTCGTGAAGGAGACGCGGCAGGCTCTGAAGAGCCGTGCTTTCGTGGCGACGTTCATGTTGCTGTTGATCGCTTCGTGGTTGATCTGCATTTTCGGCACGACAATGTCGGGGCAGAACCTGGAATACGGCACGCCGGGCCGCGAGTTCTTTCAGGCGTTTTATGTCGTTCTGAGCGCAGCCGTGCTGGTGATCGTGCCGTTCACGGCTTATCTAAGCCTGCTGACCGAACAGAATGCGCAGACGTATGAGCTGTTGAGTATTACCTCGTTGACACCGCGACAGATCGTGCTGGGTAAACTGTCCAATTCGATCGTGCAGATTCTGGTGTATTACTGCGCGATTGCTCCGTTCATCGCGTTCACATCGCTGCTGCAGGGGTTCGACCTGGTCTCGATGGTCGTGCTGCTGGTAATACTCCTGGCAACTTCGATCCTGCTGTGCACGTTTACGTTGATGCTGAGCACGGTCGCTTCCAATCGTCAGGTGCAGACGCTGAGTTCCCTGTTCATCATGGGCGGTCTGGCGACGGCGTTCATTTCGATTCTCATGCTGTCGTTTGCTTCGATGCAGCAGAATGTGCTCAGCGATCCCGACTTTGTGGCGGGGATGATTTGCTTCTTCGTGATGGGGGCCTCTTACTTCCTGCTGTTTCTGCAGATCACGATTTCGCAGTTGATGTATGAAGCCGGGAACAAGTCGACGGGAGTGCGGCTGATCGGAACAGGCCAGAGCCTGTTGGCGTGGGGGTTGATGATCGCGACGGCGTTTTTCTTCGGCGGCGGGATCGATGACGAAGTCTTCACGACGGTCTGCATTCTGTCGCTGATCCACTGGGCGGCATTCGGGTTCTTCATCTCGATGGAGCGGGATTATCTCTCGCGACGGATCCGCAGAGAGTTGCCACAACGCGTTGCCCTGCGGATGCTGCTGGTGCCGTTCATGCCGGGGGGCACTCGGGGCTACCTGCTGCTGCTGATTAATCTGGGGATCGTACTCGCGTTCGCTCTGGTGACGATGCCGATGGTGAGTGGTCTGGGAGTCAACGAGTTCCAGGCGATTCTCGTTGTGATGCTTTATATCGTGGCTTATCTGGGGCTCGGGGCCTTCATGTCGCGGAACCTGCTGAAGGTCTCGACGGAACTGAAGCCGATGCATGCCCGGACGCTGCTGGTTGTGATCTTCGCGTTCGGGGCCATCGTGCCGTATATGATTCTGGCCGCGGTGGGATATTACGATCGATCGGGAGCCGGCTATCACATCCTGCAGATCACCGACCCGATTTCGACGTTGAATGAGGTCGATCAGGGACGAAACCCGGCGATCATCTCTTTGCTGTCATTCGCGGCGATTGTGGGTGTGCTGGCGAACCTCCTGCCGATGATCGTGGCGACGCGAGAGATTGTGTCGCCGGATCGTCCATCGCCGGAAATGTGGGAAGAGCCCGGGGAACCGATCGTGGTTGCGGAGTCTCCGATTGTAGATGCGACCACTCCAGTGGAGTAG
- the glnA gene encoding type I glutamate--ammonia ligase, with protein MTPKEFFAYAKKNEAVQLDMKFCDMFGTWQHCTYPLDTLDEGIFEDGFGFDGSSIRAWQTINESDMIAIPDPDSARMDPFFSIKTVSVIADIFDPITRQPYHKDPRGVARRGIEYLKQTGIADSCFIGPEPEFFIFDDIRFASSQRGAMYEIDSSEAAWNTGKPEMTGNLGHKLGYKTGYFPVAPNDSLVDLRGEMVEEMIKLGIVVEAHHHEVATAGQCEIDMRFTDLRTMADQFLWYKYVIKNVAKRHGKTVTFMPKPVFQDNGSGMHTHISFWKDGDTLMAGDGYAGMSEMALHGIGGIIKHGRALVALSNPTANSFHRLVPGFEAPVTLAMSQRNRSASCRIPMYSSSPKAKRVEFRTPDPSACGYLSFTALMMAMIDGIQNKIDPGEPLDRDIYDMTPEELAETNVAPTSLTEALDALEADHDFLTAGDVFSKDMLDSFIEYKRTEEVDQLRLRPHPYEFDLYYNI; from the coding sequence ATGACGCCGAAAGAGTTTTTCGCCTACGCGAAGAAGAACGAAGCCGTTCAGCTCGACATGAAGTTCTGCGACATGTTCGGAACGTGGCAGCACTGCACCTATCCGCTGGACACGCTTGACGAAGGGATCTTCGAAGACGGTTTCGGTTTCGACGGGTCTTCGATCCGTGCCTGGCAGACGATCAACGAATCGGACATGATCGCGATTCCCGATCCGGACTCGGCTCGTATGGATCCGTTCTTCAGCATCAAGACCGTGAGTGTGATCGCTGATATTTTCGATCCGATCACCCGTCAGCCTTATCACAAAGATCCCCGGGGCGTGGCTCGTCGCGGGATTGAATATCTGAAGCAGACCGGCATCGCCGATTCGTGCTTCATCGGGCCGGAGCCGGAGTTCTTCATTTTCGACGATATTCGTTTCGCTTCGTCTCAGCGGGGAGCGATGTACGAAATCGATTCTTCGGAAGCCGCCTGGAACACTGGCAAGCCGGAGATGACCGGGAACCTGGGGCATAAGCTCGGCTACAAGACCGGTTACTTCCCGGTGGCTCCGAACGATTCGCTGGTCGATCTTCGGGGCGAGATGGTCGAAGAGATGATCAAGCTCGGTATCGTGGTCGAAGCCCATCACCACGAAGTGGCGACGGCTGGTCAGTGTGAAATCGACATGAGGTTCACCGACCTGCGGACGATGGCTGACCAGTTCCTGTGGTACAAGTATGTGATCAAGAACGTCGCGAAGCGTCACGGCAAAACGGTAACCTTCATGCCGAAGCCGGTCTTCCAGGACAACGGTTCGGGGATGCACACGCACATCTCCTTCTGGAAAGATGGCGACACGCTGATGGCTGGTGACGGCTACGCCGGGATGAGCGAAATGGCTCTGCATGGTATCGGCGGGATCATCAAGCACGGTCGTGCTCTCGTGGCTCTGTCGAACCCGACGGCCAACAGCTTCCACCGTCTGGTGCCGGGCTTCGAAGCTCCAGTGACTCTGGCGATGAGCCAGCGAAACCGCTCGGCGTCCTGCCGCATTCCGATGTACTCGTCGAGCCCGAAGGCCAAGCGTGTCGAATTCCGCACTCCGGACCCTTCGGCCTGTGGCTATCTGAGCTTCACCGCTCTGATGATGGCGATGATCGACGGCATTCAGAACAAGATCGATCCGGGCGAGCCGCTCGATCGCGACATCTACGACATGACGCCGGAAGAACTGGCCGAAACGAATGTCGCCCCGACATCGCTCACCGAAGCTCTGGACGCTCTGGAAGCCGATCACGACTTCCTGACCGCCGGCGATGTCTTCTCCAAGGACATGCTTGATTCGTTCATCGAGTACAAGCGGACCGAAGAAGTCGACCAGCTGCGTCTGCGTCCTCACCCGTATGAATTCGATCTGTACTACAACATCTAA
- the xseA gene encoding exodeoxyribonuclease VII large subunit, whose amino-acid sequence MSTAESSPLTVSELTREIRELIESNFYQVTCVGEVSNVMRARSGHVYFTLKDENAQISAVMWKSRAQKLQFDLEDGLEIVVVGPVELYPPRGSYQVIVERAFPQGVGALELAFRQLQEKLAAEGLFDPGRKRPLPRYPKKIALVTSPTGAAVRDMLQVLSRRWPICELVVVPVPVQGPTAAPQIAEGIKVAGEIPDVELIITGRGGGSLEDLWPFNEEVVARAIVASPIPVVSAVGHEIDVSIADLVADRRALTPSEAAECAVPNQAELTAGLEEIQQRLKQLLIGRARQARFTLDTIARNRFFTKPEELLSDARRQLDELDQQLVRCVKRRYDQETTNVRKLAAHLDALSPLRVLSRGYSLTRDPETGRTIRSAAEVEAGQAVDVLLSEGELRCDVVEIRQSSLTDKTTKHGEEKED is encoded by the coding sequence ATGAGCACAGCTGAATCTTCACCGTTGACCGTCTCGGAGCTGACGCGGGAAATCCGTGAGCTGATCGAGTCGAATTTCTATCAGGTGACCTGCGTCGGGGAAGTTTCCAACGTGATGCGGGCCCGGTCGGGGCATGTCTATTTCACGCTGAAGGATGAGAATGCCCAGATCTCGGCGGTGATGTGGAAGAGCCGGGCGCAGAAGCTGCAATTCGATCTGGAAGACGGACTCGAAATCGTCGTTGTCGGGCCGGTCGAGCTGTATCCGCCGCGGGGGAGCTATCAGGTCATCGTCGAGCGGGCCTTTCCGCAGGGCGTGGGGGCACTGGAGCTGGCGTTCCGACAACTGCAGGAGAAGCTGGCCGCCGAGGGACTGTTCGATCCGGGACGCAAGCGGCCGCTGCCGCGATATCCGAAGAAGATTGCCCTGGTGACCAGCCCGACGGGAGCGGCTGTACGGGACATGCTGCAGGTGCTGTCGCGTCGCTGGCCGATCTGTGAGCTGGTGGTTGTCCCGGTTCCGGTGCAGGGGCCGACGGCTGCTCCGCAGATTGCCGAAGGCATCAAGGTGGCGGGTGAGATCCCTGACGTGGAGCTGATCATCACCGGGCGAGGTGGCGGCAGTCTGGAAGACCTGTGGCCGTTCAACGAAGAAGTGGTGGCCCGGGCGATTGTGGCCTCGCCGATTCCGGTCGTGAGTGCGGTCGGGCATGAGATCGATGTGAGTATCGCCGATCTGGTGGCGGATCGACGGGCCCTCACTCCGAGTGAAGCGGCTGAGTGTGCGGTGCCGAATCAGGCCGAGCTGACGGCTGGGCTGGAAGAGATTCAGCAGCGGTTGAAACAACTCCTAATTGGACGGGCCCGGCAGGCGCGGTTCACGCTGGATACGATTGCGAGAAACCGGTTCTTTACGAAGCCGGAGGAGTTGTTGAGCGACGCACGGCGTCAACTGGACGAGCTCGATCAACAACTGGTGCGGTGTGTGAAGAGACGTTACGATCAGGAAACGACAAACGTAAGAAAACTGGCGGCTCATCTGGATGCATTGAGCCCGTTGCGGGTTTTGAGCCGCGGCTACAGCCTGACGCGCGATCCGGAAACGGGGCGGACGATTCGCTCCGCAGCCGAGGTGGAAGCCGGTCAGGCGGTTGATGTTCTGCTCTCCGAAGGCGAATTGCGGTGCGACGTGGTCGAGATCCGCCAGTCGTCTCTGACTGATAAGACAACGAAACATGGCGAAGAAAAAGAAGACTGA
- a CDS encoding exodeoxyribonuclease VII small subunit: MAKKKKTETDTPTSFEEALDELQGIVGQLEDGELGLEESLGQYERGTRLLRHCLGVLQNAEQRIELLTSMDEEGNVETEPFDSSATLDQREQSAGRRKQNKAAEEKSDRHLFGE, encoded by the coding sequence ATGGCGAAGAAAAAGAAGACTGAAACCGACACGCCGACGAGCTTCGAGGAGGCTCTGGACGAACTGCAGGGGATCGTCGGCCAGCTCGAAGATGGTGAACTGGGGCTCGAGGAGTCGCTGGGGCAGTACGAACGCGGCACGCGGCTGTTGCGACACTGTCTCGGTGTCCTGCAGAATGCCGAGCAGCGGATCGAACTGCTGACCAGCATGGATGAAGAGGGGAATGTCGAGACCGAACCTTTCGACTCCTCGGCGACTCTGGATCAGCGGGAACAATCGGCGGGGCGTCGGAAACAGAATAAAGCGGCCGAAGAGAAGTCGGATCGGCATCTGTTCGGAGAGTGA
- the hisC gene encoding histidinol-phosphate transaminase, whose protein sequence is MKKKSIESLFRPAVQQLGGYVPGEQPQEGGWTKLNTNENPFPPAPSVVEAMEEAAKSSLQKYPDPLVSSFRKAAAELFDVDPEWVIPGNGSDEVLTILFRTFVEPGESIAFPYPSYVLYGTLAEIQGARYEHLALNDDWSLTRDAVKRAQAQKMVLIPNPNSPSGTVWSTEEILELVPSEGILVHDEAYGDFRDKSISRELLDSDVGNQIVVTRTLSKSYSLAGIRFGFAVAHPEVIAGMRKVKDSYNCDAISIAAATAALKDQATMRERVEMICRTRQELTRDLEQMGFQVQPSEANFVWTTHPNRSHFEIYDELKKRKILVRYMKFPEAGPNLDTLVDGLRITIGTEEQIQTLVSALREIV, encoded by the coding sequence ATGAAGAAGAAATCGATTGAGTCTCTGTTTCGTCCCGCCGTTCAGCAGCTGGGCGGGTATGTGCCCGGGGAGCAGCCTCAGGAAGGCGGCTGGACAAAGCTGAACACGAATGAGAATCCGTTTCCGCCCGCTCCTTCGGTGGTCGAGGCGATGGAGGAAGCGGCGAAATCGTCGCTGCAGAAGTACCCGGACCCGCTGGTCAGTTCCTTTCGGAAGGCGGCAGCCGAGCTGTTCGATGTCGATCCGGAATGGGTGATTCCGGGGAACGGCAGCGATGAAGTGCTGACGATTCTGTTCCGCACATTCGTAGAGCCGGGCGAGTCGATCGCGTTTCCGTACCCGAGTTATGTGCTCTACGGCACGCTGGCCGAGATTCAGGGGGCCCGGTACGAACATCTGGCGTTGAACGACGACTGGTCGCTGACGCGTGATGCGGTCAAGCGGGCACAGGCGCAGAAGATGGTGTTGATTCCGAACCCGAATTCGCCATCGGGAACGGTCTGGTCGACCGAAGAGATTCTGGAGCTGGTGCCGAGCGAGGGGATTCTGGTCCACGATGAAGCGTACGGCGACTTCCGTGACAAGTCGATTTCCCGCGAGCTGCTCGATTCCGACGTGGGGAATCAGATTGTTGTGACGCGGACGTTGAGCAAGTCGTATTCCCTGGCGGGGATCCGGTTCGGGTTCGCGGTGGCGCATCCGGAAGTAATCGCCGGGATGCGGAAGGTGAAAGACAGCTACAACTGCGATGCCATTTCGATCGCGGCGGCGACGGCGGCGTTGAAGGATCAGGCGACGATGCGGGAGCGGGTCGAGATGATCTGCCGGACTCGACAGGAGTTGACCCGCGATCTGGAGCAGATGGGCTTTCAGGTGCAGCCGAGTGAAGCGAATTTTGTCTGGACGACGCATCCGAACCGTTCGCATTTCGAGATCTACGACGAGCTGAAGAAGCGGAAGATTCTCGTCCGGTACATGAAATTCCCGGAGGCGGGACCGAATCTTGATACACTGGTCGACGGGCTGCGGATCACGATCGGGACCGAGGAGCAGATTCAGACGCTGGTGAGTGCTCTGCGGGAGATTGTGTAG
- a CDS encoding DUF1549 and DUF1553 domain-containing protein, whose amino-acid sequence MSRFRLLPLGLLLLCMIFFPAVSSAAAEFRLLPPRVQLESTADRQRVLAVMEEDGLTTGQIPNAEIEWSVEPAEIARWENDRLVPLKNGDATLTARHKEKSASVPVIVSGQDEEFVWSFRNHVQSVLTKHGCNSGACHGAAAGKNGFKLSLRGYDPQFDHFAITRQARGRRIVPTDPGLSLLLTKPTGKVPHKGGALIEEGNPDYMVLAEWIAAGQPEPKESDARITELEIFPKHYRVKRGDQLRLIVRAKFSDGHDEDVTDWVKFDSHNQSVAQVKGPGRINVAGEGEGAILAWYLALNEMAIVTVPQDKLLDPEKFAFDETTNRVDRHVLTKLQELGIAPSKRCSDEAFLRRVYLDTIGTLPTPDEVRAFLADESPDKREQVIDALLERPEFVDYWAYHWSDLLLVSGRQLPGAAVTAYYKWIREQVEQDIPWDELVEKILLAKGSSLENGAVNFYGLHRDPLLLTENVSMAFLGMSMNCARCHDHPLEKWTNDDYYGMASLFARVRAKGWGGDPRDGDGNRIVFLALDGEVIQPRTGQPQAPQPLDEEAIGFEEFEDRRTVLAEWVTSPENPYFTKAIVNRVWANFLGVGIVEAVDDLRLTNPPSNPELLDSLAEFLVENDYQLKPLMKLILTSETYQRSSETTSDNENDQRYYSHYYPKRLRAEVLLDAVGQVTGVPTKFSQRQQSGTGLEKIEVADGTRAQQLEDTSVVSYFLDTFGRPERLTTCECERSSEPSMSQVLHIMNGSTLNEKLSEKENAIQKAIDSGKSDREIIEEAYLASLGRAPKERELEQILSLIPEDVSPEDRRVIFEDVYWSLLSSNDFLFNH is encoded by the coding sequence ATGTCCCGCTTCAGGCTCCTCCCGCTTGGTCTGCTTCTGCTGTGCATGATCTTTTTCCCGGCTGTGAGTTCTGCCGCTGCAGAATTCCGGCTGCTTCCTCCCCGCGTTCAACTCGAGTCGACCGCTGACCGGCAGCGCGTGCTGGCGGTGATGGAAGAGGACGGTTTGACGACCGGCCAGATTCCGAATGCTGAGATCGAGTGGTCGGTGGAGCCGGCGGAGATTGCCCGGTGGGAGAACGATCGGCTGGTGCCGTTGAAGAATGGCGACGCGACGCTGACCGCTCGTCACAAGGAGAAGTCGGCGAGCGTGCCGGTGATTGTGAGTGGACAGGACGAGGAGTTCGTCTGGAGCTTTCGGAATCATGTGCAGTCGGTTTTGACGAAGCATGGCTGCAATTCGGGAGCGTGTCACGGGGCGGCTGCGGGGAAGAACGGGTTCAAGCTGTCGCTGCGGGGATATGATCCGCAGTTCGATCACTTTGCGATCACCCGACAGGCGCGCGGGCGGCGGATTGTGCCGACCGACCCGGGGCTCAGCCTGCTGTTGACCAAGCCGACCGGAAAAGTGCCGCATAAGGGCGGGGCTCTCATTGAAGAGGGAAATCCAGACTACATGGTGTTGGCCGAGTGGATTGCAGCTGGTCAGCCGGAACCGAAGGAAAGCGATGCCCGAATCACCGAGCTGGAGATCTTTCCAAAGCATTATCGCGTGAAGCGGGGAGATCAACTGCGGTTGATTGTACGGGCGAAGTTCAGCGACGGGCACGATGAAGATGTGACCGACTGGGTGAAGTTTGATTCGCACAATCAGTCGGTGGCTCAGGTGAAGGGGCCGGGGCGGATTAACGTGGCCGGCGAGGGAGAAGGGGCGATTCTGGCGTGGTATCTCGCGTTGAACGAGATGGCCATCGTGACAGTTCCCCAGGACAAGCTGCTTGACCCCGAGAAGTTCGCGTTCGATGAGACGACGAATCGTGTCGATCGGCATGTGCTGACGAAGTTGCAGGAACTGGGGATTGCTCCCTCGAAACGCTGCAGCGATGAAGCATTTTTGCGGCGGGTGTATCTGGATACGATCGGGACGCTGCCGACGCCGGATGAAGTTCGCGCATTTCTGGCGGATGAGTCTCCGGACAAGCGGGAGCAGGTTATCGACGCGTTGCTCGAGCGGCCGGAGTTTGTTGATTACTGGGCTTACCACTGGTCGGATCTGCTGCTGGTTTCGGGGCGGCAGCTGCCGGGTGCGGCTGTGACGGCGTACTACAAATGGATCCGCGAGCAGGTGGAGCAGGATATTCCGTGGGATGAACTGGTCGAAAAGATTCTGCTGGCGAAGGGGAGTTCGCTGGAGAATGGAGCCGTCAATTTCTACGGGCTGCATCGTGATCCACTGCTGTTGACAGAGAACGTGTCGATGGCGTTTCTGGGGATGTCGATGAACTGCGCCCGGTGCCACGATCATCCGCTGGAGAAGTGGACCAACGATGATTATTACGGCATGGCGAGTCTGTTCGCCCGGGTGCGGGCCAAGGGCTGGGGCGGAGATCCGCGGGATGGAGATGGGAATCGGATTGTGTTCCTGGCATTGGACGGGGAAGTGATTCAGCCGCGAACCGGGCAGCCACAGGCTCCGCAACCGCTTGATGAAGAGGCGATCGGGTTTGAGGAGTTCGAGGATCGTCGGACGGTGCTGGCCGAGTGGGTGACGTCGCCGGAGAATCCGTATTTCACGAAGGCGATTGTGAATCGTGTCTGGGCGAACTTTCTGGGCGTCGGGATTGTGGAAGCGGTCGACGATCTGCGGCTGACCAATCCGCCGAGCAATCCGGAGTTGCTCGATTCGCTGGCCGAGTTTCTGGTCGAGAACGATTACCAGCTCAAGCCGTTGATGAAGCTGATTTTGACGTCGGAGACCTATCAGCGTTCGAGCGAGACGACCTCGGATAACGAGAACGATCAGCGGTACTATTCGCATTATTATCCGAAGCGGTTGCGAGCCGAGGTATTGCTGGATGCCGTCGGGCAGGTGACGGGGGTGCCGACGAAGTTCTCGCAGCGGCAGCAGTCGGGAACGGGGCTGGAGAAGATAGAGGTCGCGGACGGGACGAGGGCTCAGCAGCTGGAAGACACGAGCGTGGTGTCGTACTTCCTCGATACGTTCGGGCGGCCGGAGCGGCTGACGACGTGTGAGTGCGAGCGTTCGAGTGAGCCGAGTATGTCGCAGGTGCTGCACATCATGAATGGCTCGACGTTGAATGAGAAACTGAGCGAGAAAGAGAACGCGATTCAGAAGGCGATCGATTCGGGCAAGTCGGATCGGGAGATTATTGAGGAGGCGTATCTGGCTTCGCTGGGCCGGGCTCCGAAAGAACGGGAGCTGGAGCAGATCCTGTCGCTGATTCCGGAGGACGTTTCGCCGGAGGATCGGCGGGTCATCTTTGAGGATGTCTACTGGAGTCTGTTGAGCAGCAACGATTTTCTGTTCAATCATTGA